A region of the Myxococcus stipitatus DSM 14675 genome:
TGGGCGAGTTGGGCTTCATCGTGCCGCACACGGTGTTGTCCACGCACGTGCCGATGTTGGTGGACGGGTAGATGCCGCCCGAGATCTGCGCATCGAAGTAGTGGTTGTCGTCCTCGATGGCGAGCGTCTCACCGGAGCTCGCGTCGACCGTGAGCTTCCAGCGCTCCTGGCCGACGGGGTCCTGGATGCCGTAGGTGTACGCCAGCACGTGCGAGTAGCCCGTGCCCACGGCGCCGGCGAAGGACTCACCCTCCGGAGCGGTGGGGACCAGCTCCAGCGACGGCTGCTGCCAGAGCTGCTGCGGGTTGGGGCTCAGCCCCACGAAGCCGTTGCCGGCGGACAGGGCGTCCATCGGCGAGAGGCCGGCGCGGGTGTCGATGGCCACGTTGGACCACGACTCGGTGCCGATGAGGATGAGGTTGCCGTGGCTGATGACCGCCGCGATGCGCGCGTGGCGCACCGGGATGCCATTGACCTGCTGCGGGATGTGGACGTGCCAGAGCTGGTCGGTGACCTTCGTCACGCGGGGCGAGCCCATCTGCATCACATCCACGTTGAACGCCTTGGCGTTGTCCGCGACGAACTTGAGGACGAGGTCGCCGATGACGCTCTCGTCCACGTTCGCCACCGAGCGGCCAATGGACTCACGGACGCCGTCCAGGGACACCTGGTTGCGGAAGCCGTCGCCCGGGATGAGGGGGTAGGGACCCTCGACGCCGGACGGGGTTCCGGTGCGGGGGTCGATGTGGACGCGGAAGTCCTTCCCGTTGCGGGCGAAGAACTCATCCCATCCGTCCGCCGCCCCGGGAGCCATGGTGCGTACGGCCTGGTCCAGGGGGGTGTTCTGGATGGGAAGGTAGAACTCCGGCTTGAAGAACGCCTTGTCTGCGATGGCGCTCTGGCCCTTTGCGGGCTGTTGGACGGCCCATGACGGTGCTGACAGGAGCAAGGCACAACATGCTGCAAACACCTTGGTGTGGCGCATGCGTTTCTCCTCTAGGGGGGTCCCGAGGGACGGACCCGAGGTGGCTCCGGAGCGGAGCCCGCAGACGCTTACTGGTGCCCCGCAGAAAAATGAATATGCCCTATTCCCGGCTAGTCGCTTGAACCACAAATTCTAAGAAAAACGCGTGCGGGGAGTGTTCACTGCTTAACTTTGACGCATACGGCAAGTGAATCCAGTCATGCGCGGAGCGCGCAAGTAGGCCAAATTCATTGGAAATTTCCGGATGGGGTGTTGCGGGTCAGCGCGGCCAGATGCGCACCCAGTCGTCCTGGATGAGCTTGCCGTGGGTCTGGTCCGTGCTGCCGCTGGCCATGAAGCCCCTGGGGGCGCCCAGGGCGAGCGCGCCGGCCTCCACCCACAGCAGGAGCAGCAGGGCCACCGCGAAGGCGGGCACCCGCAATGCGAGCGTGGGGCGGCGGGCGGTGAGGACCACCGCGGGCAGGAGCAGCAGGGGAATCAATGCGGGGAAGACGGTGAGCAGGCCGCGCGTGTAGCCGAAGAAGGCCACGGTGATGAGGGCGCGGTGCAGGACGACGAGGGTGAGCAGGCTGAAGTCCCGCCACGGGCGCAGGAGCGACAGCGCGGCGCCGGCGAGGAGGAGCAGCATCAGGGGCCACTTCATCCACGTGCCCTCGGGGACGAACAGGTCCACGGGCGCCCGGGAGCCGGTGAGGCCCAGCGGGAGATTGGACGCACCCAGTCCCAGGTTGAGGCCGTCGAGCCAGCGCTCCAGCTTGGACACGCAGAGCCGGGCGGCGTCCACGGGGTGCTGGCGCATCCAGTCGAGTCCCACCGCGTAGCCGTGCAGGAGCAGGTGGCGGTGCGCGGGGTTGGCGATATCCAGGTGGCCGTCCTGGCCCAGCTCACTCACGGAGGCGGGGGTGAAGCCCCCCGTCGCGCGGGCGTTGTTCGCCATGGCGAAGTTGATGGGGCCGTACACGGTGATGGGCGCGAGCTCGGGGAGGGGCTCGAGTCCGGGCGTGCGGGCGTTGAGCTCATGCAGCACGTGGGCGTTGCGCACGGCCCAGGGGGCCAGCACCAGCCCGCTGAGGAGCACGGCGGCGCCCCAGCGCAAGGCCAGGGACTTGAGCGGCGTGGCGCCTCGGTGGAGCCAGGCCCACGCGAGCAGGAAGGGCCAGAGGTAGAGGTGCTCGGCGCGGGTAAGCGAGCCCAGGCCCATGACGAGGCCCAGGAGCAGCGCGCCGACGGGGGTGGGGCCCTCGCGGTGGCGCAGCACGAGCGCGAGCGTGGCGGACAGGAAGAAGGCGTAGAGGACCTCGTTGCTGTACGTGGTGGAGAGCACCAGCCACCCGAAGCTGGAGGCGAAGAGGCACGCGCCCACGAAGCTCCACGCGGTGCCCAGGAGCTTGCGCCACCACGCCCACGACAGCGCCACCGTGGCCGCGCTCAGCGCCGCGAGGCACAGCTTGTACGGGTACGCGCTGCCCTGGGGCTCGCCGAGCAGCCGATACAGCGTCCCGAGGAGCCAGGGGAACAGGGGCGGGTGGTAGGGGAGCGCGGCGGGGCCTTCGGTGCCTCGCACGTGCTCCAGCGCGTACGTGTGGAAGAAGCGCGAGTCGCCGTAGAAGAAGATGGAGAACGGCCAGGTGCGGTCCGGTGAGGACTGGAGATAGAGCCAGCGCAGGAGCAGGCTCAGCGTGAAGGTCACCGCGATGCCCAGCGCCGTCGGGTGCTGTTGCCACAGCCCGCGCGCGCTGACGAAGAACCGGCGCATGCCACCCCCGAGGAATCCGTGCACGCTAGCACCTCGGGCGGGCGCGAGTCCGGGTGTTCGGGCGTTCAGAAAAGAGACCTTGCCGTGAGTTGTCGATGGCGGGAGGCCGGACGCGCTCTCTAGAGTCCGGCCCGTCGCCGCTCGCCCGCGGCGTCCTTCACCCCCGCATGGAGCGTTGAGTGGCCCTCGCTGGTGACAAGTCCATCCTGGCCATCGACCTGGGTACCTCGGCCGTGAAGCTGGCCGTTGTCACGCTGCGCGGAAGAATCCTGGGCGGTGACGTGGAGCCGCTCGAGTTGCGGTTGCTCCCGGAAGGAGGCGCCGAGCAGGAGCCCGAGGCGTGGTGGCGCGCGGTGGTCCGAGGCACCCGGCGCCTCTTCGAATCGGGCGGGGTGTCCGCGCGCGACATCGTGGGCGTCAACTGCAGCTCCCAGTGGTCGGGCACCGTGGCGGTGGATGCGCGCGGCACGCCGCTGTGTCCCGCGCTCATCTGGATGGACTCGCGTGGGGCGCCGCATGTCCGGCGGGTGGCGCATGGCCTGATTCCCATCGAGGGCTATGGCCTGACGAGGCTCCTTCAGTGGATCCGCCTGTCGGGCGGCGCGCCGACCCTCTCCGGCAAGGACCCGGTGGGCCACATCCTCTATCTCCAGAGTGCCCGGCCCGACGTCTACCGCGACACGTACAAGTTCCTGGAGCCGAAGGACTGGCTCAACCTGAAGCTGAGCGGGCGCTTCGCCGCGTCCTATGACTCCATCACCCTGCACTGGGTGACGGACAACCGCGCGCTGAGCCGCATCGACTACGACGAGCGTCTGCTCAAGCTGTCGGGGCTGGAGCGCGACAAGCTGCCGGACCTGGTCCCGGCCGCGAGTGTGCTGGGGCCGTTGAGCGCGGAGGCCGCGCGCGAGCTGGGGTTGAGCGAGGACGTGCAGGTGGTGTCGGGCTCGCCGGACATCCTCGCGGCGGCGGTGGGGTCGGGCGCGGTGGGAGACCACGAGCCGCACCTGTGCGTGGGCACCTCGTCGTGGCTGTGCTGTCACGTGCCGTACAAGAAGACAGACATCTTCCACCAGATTGCGTCGGTGCCCTCCGCGCTGCCGGGCCGCTACCTGCTGGCCAACGAGCAGGAGTCGGCGGGCATCTGCCTGGCCTTCCTCAAGGACAACATCCTGTATGGCCATGGTCGGGGGCCGGGCGACGCGGAGGAGGACTCCGGCGAGGTGTACCGGCTGATGGAGCGCGAGGCCGGGAGCGTGCCCGCGGGGAGCGAGAAC
Encoded here:
- a CDS encoding ArnT family glycosyltransferase — protein: MRRFFVSARGLWQQHPTALGIAVTFTLSLLLRWLYLQSSPDRTWPFSIFFYGDSRFFHTYALEHVRGTEGPAALPYHPPLFPWLLGTLYRLLGEPQGSAYPYKLCLAALSAATVALSWAWWRKLLGTAWSFVGACLFASSFGWLVLSTTYSNEVLYAFFLSATLALVLRHREGPTPVGALLLGLVMGLGSLTRAEHLYLWPFLLAWAWLHRGATPLKSLALRWGAAVLLSGLVLAPWAVRNAHVLHELNARTPGLEPLPELAPITVYGPINFAMANNARATGGFTPASVSELGQDGHLDIANPAHRHLLLHGYAVGLDWMRQHPVDAARLCVSKLERWLDGLNLGLGASNLPLGLTGSRAPVDLFVPEGTWMKWPLMLLLLAGAALSLLRPWRDFSLLTLVVLHRALITVAFFGYTRGLLTVFPALIPLLLLPAVVLTARRPTLALRVPAFAVALLLLLWVEAGALALGAPRGFMASGSTDQTHGKLIQDDWVRIWPR
- a CDS encoding xylulokinase encodes the protein MALAGDKSILAIDLGTSAVKLAVVTLRGRILGGDVEPLELRLLPEGGAEQEPEAWWRAVVRGTRRLFESGGVSARDIVGVNCSSQWSGTVAVDARGTPLCPALIWMDSRGAPHVRRVAHGLIPIEGYGLTRLLQWIRLSGGAPTLSGKDPVGHILYLQSARPDVYRDTYKFLEPKDWLNLKLSGRFAASYDSITLHWVTDNRALSRIDYDERLLKLSGLERDKLPDLVPAASVLGPLSAEAARELGLSEDVQVVSGSPDILAAAVGSGAVGDHEPHLCVGTSSWLCCHVPYKKTDIFHQIASVPSALPGRYLLANEQESAGICLAFLKDNILYGHGRGPGDAEEDSGEVYRLMEREAGSVPAGSENLIFLPWLNGERSPVDDKSLRGGFFNQSLKTTRAHMVRAVMEGVAFNSRWLFSYVEQFVGRKLESLRIIGGGARSALWCQIHADVLGRAIQQVDEPVLANARGAAFQAAVALGELTVEEIPSLVPIARTFHPDPANRGLYDELFREFVNLYKSNKAIFARLNRARSA